From Leptolyngbya iicbica LK, a single genomic window includes:
- a CDS encoding aminotransferase class I/II-fold pyridoxal phosphate-dependent enzyme, translating into MYPQTATPLLTALTTAAQRDHAAFYAPGHKRGQGASPALQALVGRGLQADLPELPELDNLFAPTGAIAAAQELAAQAFGAEATYFLANGSTCGLEAALLAVSEPGSQVLIPRNAHQSVFAGLVLAGAAPIYLAPLHDDRWDLAFGVTVAQIEQAFQAYPDIQTVVVVSPSYHGVCVDIAAIARCVHQHNAVLIVDEAHGAHLGWHPDLPQGAIAAGADIVVQSTHKTLGAMTQASMLHVQGQRVNRDRLRQALQLTQSTSPNYLLLASLDAARQQLAMEGTDLLGQTLAIAQQIRSDLQPLTTVTVLSPAHLPAETYDFRLDPTRLVVDVSGLGLTGFAADEFLHEQQHVTAELPTLRQLAFILSLGNRPEDGDRLAAAFAALVRQAEHLRGQDGISVPALPDFASPSQLSQPPLTPREAFFARAIAVPLEQAAGQIAADALCPYPPGIPLVLAGERMTAAAIATLQQIHQAGGVITGNPDDTWQTVRVIHSGSAHYSG; encoded by the coding sequence ATGTACCCTCAGACCGCCACGCCATTGCTCACGGCATTGACGACAGCTGCCCAGCGTGACCACGCGGCTTTTTATGCGCCGGGGCACAAGCGTGGGCAAGGCGCATCCCCAGCTCTACAAGCGCTGGTGGGAAGGGGACTGCAAGCAGATCTGCCAGAATTGCCCGAACTGGATAATCTGTTTGCCCCCACCGGAGCGATCGCGGCTGCCCAGGAGCTCGCGGCCCAAGCCTTTGGGGCTGAAGCTACCTATTTTTTAGCCAACGGTTCGACCTGTGGGCTGGAGGCGGCGTTACTGGCAGTCAGTGAGCCTGGTAGCCAGGTGCTCATTCCCCGCAATGCCCACCAGTCGGTGTTCGCTGGATTGGTGTTGGCGGGGGCGGCACCGATTTATCTCGCGCCGCTGCACGATGACCGCTGGGATTTGGCGTTTGGCGTCACCGTTGCGCAGATTGAGCAGGCCTTCCAGGCCTATCCCGATATTCAAACGGTGGTGGTGGTGTCGCCCAGTTACCACGGCGTCTGTGTGGATATCGCCGCGATCGCCCGTTGTGTGCATCAACACAATGCAGTGCTGATTGTGGATGAAGCCCACGGAGCGCATCTGGGCTGGCATCCTGATTTACCGCAGGGCGCGATCGCCGCCGGGGCCGACATCGTGGTTCAATCCACCCACAAAACCTTAGGAGCGATGACTCAGGCTTCGATGCTGCATGTGCAAGGTCAGCGAGTCAACCGCGATCGCCTCCGCCAAGCGCTGCAACTGACCCAGTCCACCAGTCCCAACTATCTGCTGCTGGCCTCACTGGATGCCGCCCGTCAGCAACTCGCGATGGAGGGGACAGACCTGCTGGGGCAAACGCTGGCGATCGCTCAACAGATTCGTTCCGATCTGCAACCGCTGACGACTGTCACCGTGTTATCTCCCGCCCACTTGCCTGCTGAAACCTATGATTTTCGGCTAGATCCCACTCGTTTGGTAGTTGATGTTTCGGGTCTGGGCCTCACCGGCTTCGCTGCCGATGAGTTCTTACACGAGCAGCAGCACGTCACCGCCGAACTCCCGACCCTGAGACAGTTGGCGTTTATCCTCAGCTTGGGCAATCGGCCTGAGGACGGCGATCGCTTAGCCGCTGCCTTCGCCGCACTCGTCCGGCAAGCTGAGCACCTGCGAGGGCAAGATGGCATCTCTGTCCCGGCATTACCTGACTTTGCCTCCCCGAGCCAACTGTCTCAGCCCCCGCTGACACCCCGCGAGGCTTTTTTCGCGCGCGCGATCGCAGTGCCCCTAGAGCAAGCCGCTGGGCAGATTGCCGCCGATGCTCTCTGTCCCTATCCCCCCGGCATTCCCCTCGTGCTGGCGGGGGAACGGATGACCGCCGCCGCGATCGCGACCCTGCAGCAGATTCATCAAGCGGGGGGCGTGATCACGGGTAATCCCGACGACACCTGGCAGACGGTGCGGGTGATTCATTCAGGATCTGCCCATTATTCTGGTTGA
- a CDS encoding allophycocyanin subunit alpha-B — MSVVSQVILNADDELRYPTIGELKSIETYLSTGERRMQIAQTLSENEKKIVDKASKELWALHPDYIAPGGNAFGQKQRALCLRDYGWYLRLVTYGIIAGDKDPIESIGLVGVREMYNALDVPVPGMADAIRCLKDASLGLLSAEEASEAEPYFDYIIQAMS, encoded by the coding sequence ATGTCTGTAGTTAGCCAAGTCATTTTGAACGCCGATGATGAGCTGCGCTATCCCACCATTGGCGAGCTCAAAAGCATCGAGACTTACCTCTCAACAGGTGAGCGTCGCATGCAAATCGCTCAGACTCTATCTGAGAACGAAAAGAAAATTGTTGATAAGGCCAGCAAAGAACTGTGGGCCTTGCACCCCGACTACATTGCCCCTGGTGGGAATGCCTTTGGCCAAAAGCAGCGAGCTCTGTGCCTGCGCGATTATGGCTGGTACTTGCGCTTGGTGACCTACGGCATCATTGCGGGTGACAAAGACCCCATTGAGAGCATTGGTCTGGTGGGGGTTCGGGAAATGTACAACGCCCTTGATGTTCCCGTTCCGGGGATGGCCGACGCGATTCGCTGTCTCAAAGATGCTTCTCTCGGCCTGCTGTCGGCAGAAGAAGCGAGTGAAGCTGAGCCTTACTTTGACTACATCATCCAAGCGATGTCATAG
- a CDS encoding VOC family protein produces the protein MTHSAIASTPAIPTGALRRVHHYALNVQDMARSRQFYGQVLGLHELQGAEVPETLKELVAQGKVANFRTPDGTILDLFGEPDLVPPHPDPTQQFTRANHLAFDIAPDQFDPAVEALKAQNVQIDHGPVSRPTGRGIYFYDPDGFLLEIRCDPA, from the coding sequence ATGACCCATTCTGCGATCGCCTCCACCCCCGCGATTCCCACTGGCGCGTTGCGTCGCGTTCATCACTATGCGCTGAATGTACAAGATATGGCGCGATCGCGGCAGTTTTACGGGCAAGTTTTAGGGCTGCATGAGTTGCAGGGGGCCGAAGTCCCAGAAACGCTAAAAGAATTGGTAGCGCAGGGCAAAGTCGCCAACTTTCGCACCCCTGATGGCACGATTCTCGATTTGTTTGGCGAGCCGGATTTAGTGCCGCCCCATCCTGACCCCACCCAGCAGTTTACGCGAGCGAATCATCTGGCATTTGACATTGCCCCCGATCAATTTGACCCGGCGGTAGAGGCGCTCAAGGCCCAGAACGTGCAGATTGATCACGGACCTGTGAGTCGCCCGACGGGCCGGGGTATTTATTTCTACGATCCCGATGGATTTTTATTAGAGATTCGCTGTGATCCGGCGTAA
- a CDS encoding YdcF family protein — translation MFLFLSKLLPLLVYPLGLASVLMAVTVWGIWRKRQRLAMASTIAAFIVLWAGSNAWVATRLMQSLEWQNLPPTPMPTADAIVVLGGCTRAADAPRPWVDVNEAGDRVLHGAQLYNAGKAPKLILSGGRIEWKGGGPPEAEDMAQIAVAMGVPKTDIITEPTSLNTYQNAVNVKAILQQEGIERILLVTSAMHMPRSLAIFQKQGIDAIAAPTDFQISERRVAEVSGTRQAILLSLLPDAYNLQDVSRAMKEYLGLLIYRLRGWL, via the coding sequence ATGTTTCTATTTTTGTCCAAGCTGCTGCCGTTGCTGGTCTATCCTCTCGGTTTGGCAAGTGTGCTGATGGCGGTAACGGTATGGGGCATCTGGCGCAAGCGACAGCGATTGGCGATGGCGAGCACGATCGCAGCATTTATAGTTCTCTGGGCGGGTAGCAATGCCTGGGTCGCCACTCGCCTTATGCAATCTCTAGAGTGGCAAAACTTGCCGCCCACGCCCATGCCAACCGCCGATGCCATCGTCGTGTTGGGAGGCTGCACTCGTGCCGCCGATGCCCCTCGCCCCTGGGTGGATGTCAACGAAGCGGGCGATCGCGTGCTGCATGGCGCTCAACTGTATAACGCGGGAAAAGCTCCCAAACTTATTCTCAGTGGGGGACGCATTGAATGGAAGGGCGGTGGCCCGCCGGAAGCCGAGGATATGGCCCAAATTGCTGTAGCGATGGGAGTACCGAAGACCGACATCATTACTGAACCCACCTCCCTGAACACCTATCAAAATGCCGTGAACGTGAAAGCGATTTTGCAGCAAGAAGGGATCGAACGAATTTTGCTGGTGACCTCAGCGATGCACATGCCGCGATCGCTGGCGATCTTTCAAAAGCAGGGGATTGACGCGATCGCGGCCCCCACCGATTTCCAAATCTCAGAACGGCGCGTGGCCGAAGTCAGCGGTACCCGGCAGGCCATTTTGCTGAGTTTGCTACCCGATGCTTACAACCTGCAGGATGTCAGTCGAGCGATGAAAGAATACCTGGGACTCCTGATTTATCGGCTGCGAGGCTGGCTGTAG
- a CDS encoding glycosyltransferase family protein, which translates to MHSPQDSSPPPLAAVPSEPDAVPRPSPKSQRSRIVLYSHDTMGLGHKRRNLLIAQTLGSADIQADILMISGMRDASDMPTPPGVDCLTLPALEKRADGQYQARRLGLALEEMIGLRSQIIRTTVKNFQPDVLIVDNVPRGAKRELDPTLEYVRSQPHMRCVLGLRDVLDTPEAVRRDWRRADNCTALRHYYDAIWIYGDPDLYDLRQEYGLPADIIAKIRSLGYLNQRDRLKYVRPQVRSGLERLNLPQDNLVVCAVGGGQDGSALAQAFAQVTFPDGMTGVLLTGPFMPPEVQQRLMKRASQNPQLHLVDYLEEPTLLLEQASRVIAMGGYNTTCEILSFQKPALLVPRIVPRQEQWIRAERLQQRGLIDVLHPEYLCPDALTTWLHQPVNAISDSPSVNLNGLDNLLTEMQHLLSTAPVAVHAS; encoded by the coding sequence TTGCATTCGCCACAGGATTCATCGCCCCCGCCGCTGGCGGCGGTACCCTCCGAACCCGATGCGGTGCCCCGTCCCTCGCCTAAAAGCCAGCGATCGCGGATTGTGCTCTACTCCCACGACACCATGGGCTTGGGCCACAAGCGCCGTAACCTGCTGATTGCCCAAACCCTTGGGAGTGCTGACATCCAGGCCGATATTTTAATGATCAGCGGCATGCGGGACGCCAGCGACATGCCCACCCCCCCCGGGGTAGACTGTCTCACGCTACCCGCCTTAGAAAAACGCGCCGACGGGCAGTATCAAGCCCGGCGGCTAGGACTGGCCCTAGAAGAGATGATTGGCCTGCGATCGCAGATCATCCGCACGACCGTCAAAAACTTTCAGCCCGACGTGCTGATTGTGGACAACGTGCCCCGAGGTGCGAAACGCGAGTTAGATCCGACGTTGGAATATGTTCGCTCTCAGCCCCACATGCGCTGTGTGTTGGGCCTGCGGGATGTCCTGGATACACCGGAAGCGGTGCGGCGTGACTGGCGACGGGCCGATAACTGTACCGCTCTGCGCCATTACTACGACGCGATTTGGATTTACGGCGACCCCGACCTGTATGACCTGCGGCAAGAATATGGTTTGCCCGCCGATATCATCGCTAAGATACGGTCCCTCGGCTATCTCAACCAGCGCGATCGCCTGAAGTATGTGCGGCCCCAGGTACGGTCTGGCCTGGAACGGCTGAACCTGCCCCAGGACAATCTGGTGGTATGCGCTGTGGGGGGCGGCCAGGATGGCTCGGCATTGGCCCAGGCCTTTGCCCAGGTCACTTTTCCTGACGGTATGACTGGTGTCTTGTTGACGGGCCCTTTCATGCCCCCCGAGGTGCAGCAGAGGTTGATGAAGCGAGCGTCACAAAATCCCCAACTGCACCTAGTGGATTACCTCGAAGAACCCACCCTGCTGCTTGAACAGGCCAGTCGCGTAATCGCCATGGGCGGCTACAACACGACCTGTGAAATTCTGTCTTTCCAAAAGCCGGCCCTGCTGGTGCCCCGTATCGTCCCTCGCCAGGAGCAGTGGATTCGGGCTGAACGGTTGCAGCAACGTGGACTGATCGATGTCCTCCATCCTGAGTACCTCTGCCCCGATGCCTTGACCACCTGGCTGCATCAGCCTGTGAATGCCATCAGCGATAGCCCTTCGGTTAACCTCAACGGTCTGGATAATTTGCTGACAGAAATGCAACATCTACTGTCTACCGCCCCCGTCGCCGTCCACGCCTCCTGA
- a CDS encoding glycosyltransferase family 4 protein, which produces MPSPKIAYIVKRYPRYSETFIVNEILAHEAAGLDLHIFALRPPADTHFQDKIARVRAPVTYLRKPAQGRMNPSVNTLTPNSGTYFWAELQEAAKVMPSLWAKLGDAAGERTSVVYQAAWLAQEIRQRGITHLHAHFGSIATSVTRLAAHFADVPYTFTAHAKDIFHQDVEPEDLRRKLRAAATVITVSDYNVAHLQQRFGRDADQVRCIYNGMDLGELHYQPPTQRSPRILSVCRLVEKKGLTHLIDACALLKQWGCEFTCQIVGTGPMEGELRSRITALHLNDWVEIVGPRPQGEVFELMQQAAVFAAPYVIGSDGNRDGLPTALLESMALGTPCVATDVTGIPEIIRDGETGLLVAQRDAEGLAIALQTLLTQPDLRTAIATQARHLIEADFDITRNAAALRACFHSRAAAAALQEV; this is translated from the coding sequence ATGCCTTCCCCAAAAATTGCCTACATTGTCAAACGTTATCCCCGCTATTCAGAAACGTTCATCGTCAACGAAATTCTCGCCCACGAAGCCGCCGGCCTAGACCTGCACATTTTCGCTCTGCGCCCTCCCGCCGACACCCACTTTCAAGACAAGATTGCACGGGTGCGTGCCCCCGTCACCTATTTGAGAAAGCCGGCCCAAGGCCGCATGAATCCGTCGGTCAACACCCTGACCCCAAATTCCGGCACATATTTCTGGGCAGAGCTGCAAGAAGCCGCCAAGGTAATGCCGAGCCTTTGGGCAAAGCTAGGGGATGCCGCCGGAGAACGCACCAGTGTGGTGTATCAGGCGGCGTGGCTGGCTCAGGAAATTCGGCAGCGGGGCATTACCCATCTGCACGCTCACTTTGGCAGTATTGCTACCAGTGTGACCCGATTGGCGGCCCACTTTGCCGATGTGCCCTACACCTTTACGGCCCACGCTAAGGATATTTTTCACCAGGATGTGGAGCCGGAAGACCTGCGGCGCAAGCTGCGGGCTGCGGCCACGGTGATTACCGTCAGCGACTACAACGTGGCCCATTTGCAGCAGCGGTTTGGCCGCGATGCTGACCAAGTGCGCTGCATCTATAACGGTATGGACTTGGGAGAACTGCACTATCAGCCGCCCACTCAGCGATCGCCCCGCATTCTTTCCGTCTGTCGCCTGGTGGAAAAGAAAGGACTGACCCACCTGATTGACGCCTGTGCCCTGCTCAAGCAGTGGGGCTGTGAGTTTACCTGCCAGATTGTAGGCACGGGGCCGATGGAGGGGGAGTTGCGATCGCGCATCACTGCCCTACACCTCAACGACTGGGTGGAAATTGTCGGTCCCCGTCCCCAGGGAGAAGTGTTTGAACTAATGCAGCAAGCCGCCGTATTTGCTGCGCCTTATGTAATCGGCAGTGACGGCAACCGGGATGGCCTACCCACCGCCCTGCTGGAGTCGATGGCTCTGGGTACTCCCTGCGTCGCCACTGACGTGACGGGCATTCCCGAAATCATTCGCGATGGGGAAACGGGGCTGCTGGTGGCTCAGCGGGATGCTGAGGGACTCGCGATCGCGCTGCAAACCCTGCTCACCCAGCCAGATCTGAGAACCGCGATCGCCACCCAAGCCCGCCACCTAATCGAAGCCGACTTCGACATCACCCGCAATGCGGCTGCACTGCGAGCGTGCTTTCACTCTAGGGCCGCCGCCGCCGCACTCCAGGAGGTTTGA
- a CDS encoding glycosyltransferase family 4 protein — MRIAYVCADPGIPVFGQKGCSIHVQEVIRAFRHQGATVDLFAVRWGDHPPADLADVKVHPLPPVPKGDTALREQVALASNPDLQIELAVNGPFDLIYERYALWSYSAMKFAQAQGIPGLLEVNAPLIAEQATHRGLVHREQAEQVADLAFNAARGIVAVSAEIKAYLSRWGITDKVRVIPNGVNHHRFVEALSPAIAPDPATFTVGFVGSLKPWHGLSHLVDAFAQLRQQVPQARLLIVGDGPERDALTTDLAQRDLLPWTHLTGAVSPEQIPSLLASMDVAVAPYPADLDFYFSPLKVVEYLAAGLPVVASDIGQLAHLITHGETGWLCPPGDAVALTAALAHLERSPELRQRLGTAGRQYILAHHTWDTVAEQILAMAFGPAAPEHPKSSPRDRRIPLPEGQG, encoded by the coding sequence ATGCGTATCGCCTACGTCTGCGCCGATCCTGGCATTCCCGTCTTCGGCCAGAAGGGCTGCTCCATCCATGTGCAAGAGGTGATTCGTGCCTTTCGCCACCAGGGAGCCACCGTCGATCTGTTTGCCGTGCGCTGGGGTGATCATCCCCCGGCGGATCTGGCGGACGTGAAGGTCCATCCGTTGCCCCCTGTCCCCAAAGGCGACACCGCCTTGAGGGAACAGGTCGCCCTCGCCAGTAATCCTGATTTGCAGATTGAGCTAGCAGTCAACGGCCCCTTTGACCTGATCTACGAGCGCTACGCCCTCTGGAGCTACAGCGCCATGAAATTTGCCCAGGCCCAGGGAATTCCCGGCCTGCTCGAAGTCAACGCCCCCCTGATTGCAGAACAGGCCACCCATCGGGGGCTAGTACACCGAGAACAGGCGGAACAGGTGGCCGATCTCGCATTTAATGCCGCCAGGGGCATTGTGGCCGTCTCCGCAGAAATCAAGGCGTATCTGAGCCGCTGGGGCATCACCGACAAGGTGCGGGTGATCCCCAACGGGGTCAACCATCATCGCTTTGTCGAGGCCTTATCCCCCGCGATCGCCCCAGACCCTGCCACCTTTACCGTCGGCTTTGTGGGTTCTCTCAAGCCCTGGCATGGCCTCAGCCACCTGGTTGACGCCTTTGCCCAACTGCGCCAACAAGTGCCCCAGGCGCGACTGCTGATCGTGGGCGATGGTCCCGAACGAGACGCCCTCACCACCGACCTGGCCCAGCGGGATCTCTTGCCCTGGACTCACCTCACTGGTGCGGTCTCCCCGGAGCAAATTCCTTCGCTGCTGGCGTCGATGGACGTGGCCGTTGCCCCCTATCCCGCCGATCTCGACTTCTACTTTTCACCCCTCAAGGTGGTGGAATACCTGGCGGCGGGGCTGCCCGTGGTGGCCAGCGATATTGGTCAGTTAGCCCATTTGATTACCCACGGTGAAACGGGGTGGCTGTGTCCTCCTGGCGATGCCGTAGCCTTGACAGCGGCGCTGGCGCACCTGGAGCGATCGCCCGAATTGCGGCAACGGCTGGGCACGGCTGGGCGGCAGTACATTCTGGCCCACCACACCTGGGACACAGTGGCCGAGCAAATTTTGGCGATGGCCTTTGGGCCAGCAGCCCCAGAACACCCCAAATCATCTCCCAGAGACCGGCGCATCCCTCTTCCGGAGGGGCAGGGGTGA
- a CDS encoding ABC transporter ATP-binding protein encodes MKKRTAPMQQVIPGLGRVGRQFWPDIRPQWPLLLVSGIALLTEVGLRVLEPWPLKVIFDYVLIPAPQGRGLSPWLERLDPVLVLTVAVVGIVAITGLRAVAAYWSTVSLAIVSSRVMMRVRDRIYRHLQRLSLGYHHQARSGDLIIRVSSDASRLQEILLTAALPLVNSILTLTGMVIVMAWLDWKLTLLSLVTFPLFWLAATRFSQRIRHASYQQRQQEGAVAATAAESLAAIKLVQALSLENAFADVFAQQNRRSLEDSVATKRLAAHLERTVDVLIALGTALVLWYGARLVLQDALTPGDVLVFMTYLKNAFKPVQNFAKYTGRLAKAAASGERILNVLEQTPEVDDLPHAQPAPIFRGAVELENLHFAYEPGHHVLKGISLSVQPGQQVAVVGPSGSGKSTLMSLLLRLYDPTAGRVLIDGRDIRDYTLNSLRPQISVVLQESLLFAATIRENIAYGIAGVSDREIEAAAKLANAHEFITALPQGYDTVVGERGATLSGGQRQRIAIARATIRRTPILILDEPTTGLDKANEQAVVDALRKLSQNRTTFLITHDLHLATQSDLILYLEQGQVLEQGTHRELIRQNGSYAALFSMQAALGTGCRSDHPEVSRQYPQGTRSL; translated from the coding sequence ATGAAGAAACGAACGGCTCCGATGCAACAAGTGATCCCCGGTCTAGGGCGTGTGGGGCGCCAGTTTTGGCCCGATATTCGCCCCCAGTGGCCGCTACTGCTGGTGTCGGGCATTGCCCTGCTGACCGAGGTGGGTCTGCGGGTGCTAGAACCCTGGCCCCTAAAGGTGATTTTTGACTACGTGCTGATTCCGGCTCCGCAAGGGCGCGGGTTGTCCCCCTGGCTAGAGCGCCTCGATCCGGTGCTGGTGTTAACGGTGGCGGTGGTCGGTATCGTGGCGATTACAGGGCTGCGGGCAGTGGCCGCCTACTGGAGTACCGTCAGCCTCGCGATCGTGAGCAGTCGGGTAATGATGCGGGTGCGCGATCGCATCTATCGCCACCTGCAACGGCTTTCTCTGGGTTATCACCACCAGGCCCGCAGCGGGGATTTGATTATTCGGGTCAGCAGCGATGCCAGCCGCCTGCAGGAAATCTTGCTAACCGCCGCCCTGCCTCTGGTGAACAGCATTCTCACCCTGACGGGCATGGTCATCGTCATGGCTTGGCTGGATTGGAAGCTGACCCTGCTTTCTCTGGTGACGTTTCCCCTGTTTTGGCTGGCAGCGACCCGGTTCAGCCAGCGGATTCGTCACGCCTCTTACCAGCAGCGGCAGCAGGAAGGAGCCGTGGCGGCGACGGCGGCTGAGTCCCTGGCGGCGATCAAGCTGGTGCAGGCGTTGTCGTTGGAAAATGCCTTTGCCGATGTCTTTGCCCAGCAAAATCGTCGCAGCCTGGAAGACAGCGTCGCCACCAAACGCCTTGCGGCCCACCTGGAGCGCACGGTAGATGTGCTGATTGCCCTGGGAACCGCCCTGGTGCTGTGGTACGGTGCCCGGCTGGTGCTTCAGGATGCCCTGACGCCGGGAGACGTGCTGGTGTTTATGACCTATCTGAAGAACGCCTTCAAACCCGTGCAGAACTTCGCCAAATACACCGGACGTCTGGCTAAAGCCGCCGCTTCTGGGGAGCGCATTCTGAATGTGTTGGAGCAAACCCCGGAGGTGGATGACCTGCCCCATGCCCAGCCTGCTCCTATTTTCAGAGGAGCTGTAGAGCTGGAAAATCTCCACTTCGCCTACGAACCGGGACATCATGTGCTGAAGGGGATTTCGCTCTCAGTTCAACCGGGGCAACAGGTGGCAGTAGTTGGGCCTTCCGGCAGCGGCAAATCTACCCTGATGAGTCTGCTGTTGCGGCTTTACGACCCCACCGCAGGACGAGTGCTGATCGACGGGCGCGACATCCGCGACTACACCCTGAACAGCCTGCGCCCCCAAATCAGCGTGGTGCTGCAGGAGAGCCTGCTATTTGCCGCCACCATTCGTGAAAACATCGCCTACGGCATCGCCGGGGTCAGCGATCGCGAAATCGAAGCGGCTGCAAAGTTAGCTAATGCCCACGAGTTCATCACCGCCTTACCCCAGGGCTACGACACCGTAGTGGGGGAACGGGGAGCAACCCTTTCCGGTGGGCAGCGACAGCGAATTGCGATCGCCCGCGCCACCATCCGCCGCACCCCCATCTTGATTTTGGATGAACCCACCACGGGGCTCGACAAGGCTAACGAACAGGCGGTGGTGGATGCCCTGCGCAAGCTCTCCCAAAACCGCACCACGTTTTTGATTACCCACGATCTACACTTGGCCACCCAGAGCGATCTCATTCTGTATTTGGAACAGGGACAGGTATTAGAACAGGGCACCCACCGGGAGTTGATCCGCCAAAACGGTTCTTATGCTGCTTTGTTTAGCATGCAAGCGGCCTTAGGGACCGGGTGCCGGTCTGATCACCCTGAAGTTTCTCGGCAATATCCACAAGGCACCCGGTCCCTTTAA
- a CDS encoding phosphotransferase family protein, with translation MDSKIPFLSDTLDRHQSWTHLQTIIPNLRRVTAAMLIRHKPGRRALIEYQLETSDGPLSILGKIRAKGTDWHSYNIQQALWNAGWAADSLDRCSVPEPLGVIPDWHMGLQRRVPGVPVTEILPTAAGIPLARRIAALARKLHHTPIPTPKNHTLTDELRILHDRLPLVADQHPQLRSRLTTLLQTCDTLAAPLLPRPPAPSPTHLTHPPTSPSPHSPALIHRDFYPDQILVDRDRLWLVDLDLCCQGDPALDIGNFIAHLTEQSLRETGDPATMSAQETAFRDAYIQAAEGFHENHLRRAIAHYTLLSLVRHIHISTRIPSRRHLTAAMLTLCETRLQPLREP, from the coding sequence ATGGATTCCAAAATCCCCTTCCTATCTGACACCCTAGATCGCCACCAGTCCTGGACGCACCTCCAAACCATCATCCCTAACTTGCGGCGAGTCACCGCCGCCATGCTGATCCGTCATAAGCCCGGACGCCGTGCCCTGATCGAGTACCAGCTCGAAACCTCAGACGGCCCTCTCAGCATCCTGGGGAAAATTCGTGCTAAAGGCACCGACTGGCACAGCTACAACATCCAACAAGCCCTCTGGAATGCCGGCTGGGCAGCAGACAGTCTCGATCGCTGCTCCGTCCCCGAACCCCTCGGCGTCATCCCCGACTGGCACATGGGGCTTCAACGTCGCGTTCCCGGTGTACCCGTAACGGAAATTCTGCCCACCGCTGCCGGGATTCCCCTCGCCCGCCGCATCGCCGCCCTGGCCCGCAAACTCCATCACACCCCCATCCCCACCCCCAAAAACCACACCCTCACAGACGAACTCCGCATCCTCCACGATCGCCTGCCCCTCGTCGCCGACCAACATCCCCAACTGCGATCGCGCCTCACCACCCTCCTCCAAACCTGCGACACTCTCGCTGCCCCCCTGCTCCCCCGCCCCCCTGCTCCCTCACCCACCCACCTCACCCACCCACCCACCTCCCCATCCCCCCATTCCCCCGCTCTGATCCACCGCGACTTCTACCCCGACCAGATTCTTGTCGACCGAGATCGCCTCTGGCTCGTCGACCTCGACCTTTGCTGTCAGGGAGATCCCGCCCTCGACATCGGCAACTTCATCGCCCACCTCACCGAGCAAAGTCTGCGAGAAACTGGGGATCCGGCGACCATGAGTGCCCAGGAAACGGCCTTTCGGGATGCCTATATACAAGCGGCAGAAGGGTTCCATGAAAACCACCTGCGGCGGGCGATCGCCCATTACACTCTATTGAGCCTGGTGCGGCACATTCACATCAGCACCCGCATTCCGTCCCGCCGTCATTTAACGGCAGCAATGCTGACCCTCTGCGAAACTCGACTCCAGCCATTGCGAGAACCTTGA